A window from Elusimicrobiota bacterium encodes these proteins:
- a CDS encoding Undecaprenyl-phosphate mannosyltransferase: MLISIIIPALNEEKRILPTLEKIAQYLNQQSYSSEVIVVDDGSSDHTPKIVQTFAQKHPRFRLIMQPENLGKGAAVKKGMLVARGDHRLFSDADLSTPIEELEKFLSYRADVVIGSRRVKGCRIEKRQPFFREAAGRIFSVLVRCLTLRGFIDTQCGFKLFTAQAAQEIFSRQTISRFGFDVEVLFIAQLKGFRIIEAPVTWIDSPFTRVRFFRDSTRMFLDLVRIRLNHFRRRYQ; this comes from the coding sequence GTGCTCATTTCAATCATAATTCCCGCGCTGAATGAAGAAAAGCGAATTTTGCCCACCTTAGAGAAAATAGCCCAATATTTAAACCAACAGTCCTATTCATCGGAGGTTATCGTGGTGGATGATGGCTCCAGCGATCACACCCCCAAAATCGTGCAAACCTTTGCCCAAAAACATCCCCGTTTTCGCTTGATCATGCAACCTGAAAACCTGGGGAAAGGGGCGGCGGTCAAAAAAGGAATGTTGGTGGCGAGAGGCGACCACCGACTCTTTTCCGACGCCGATTTGTCAACCCCCATTGAAGAACTTGAAAAATTCCTCTCCTACAGGGCGGATGTGGTGATTGGATCTCGCCGAGTGAAAGGTTGCCGCATTGAAAAACGTCAGCCTTTTTTTCGAGAGGCGGCGGGGCGGATCTTTAGTGTGTTGGTGCGGTGCCTAACGCTGCGTGGATTTATCGATACCCAATGCGGTTTTAAACTTTTTACCGCTCAGGCCGCTCAAGAAATTTTTTCCAGGCAAACCATTTCCCGGTTTGGGTTCGATGTCGAGGTCTTGTTTATCGCCCAATTAAAAGGATTTCGAATTATCGAAGCCCCCGTCACTTGGATTGATTCCCCCTTCACCCGCGTTCGTTTTTTTAGAGATTCCACCCGCATGTTCTTGGATCTGGTCAGAATCCGCCTCAACCATTTCCGTCGCCGATATCAATAA
- the rssB_4 gene encoding Regulator of RpoS — MLVVDDDESVLSFLAFSLKNDGFSVLEARDAERGLKLLKTQKPDIILLDIMLPKMDGFKMCKTLRQIPGMVTTPVLFITAYADPTSLDKTQAAGAQGLIEKPIMYSELLVQLLDALEGRFALPTRLRFAA; from the coding sequence GTGCTTGTTGTAGACGATGACGAATCGGTTCTTTCCTTTCTGGCATTCTCTTTAAAAAATGATGGCTTTTCCGTCTTAGAAGCACGCGACGCCGAACGCGGTTTGAAGCTGCTCAAAACCCAAAAACCTGACATTATTCTTCTCGACATCATGCTTCCCAAAATGGATGGGTTTAAAATGTGCAAAACTCTCCGACAGATCCCCGGCATGGTAACCACTCCCGTTTTATTCATCACCGCCTATGCCGACCCCACCAGCTTGGACAAAACTCAAGCCGCCGGAGCCCAAGGGCTCATAGAAAAGCCCATCATGTACAGCGAACTTTTGGTCCAATTATTGGACGCCCTGGAAGGACGGTTCGCGCTTCCAACCCGCCTCCGCTTCGCCGCTTAA